In Paenibacillus kyungheensis, the following are encoded in one genomic region:
- a CDS encoding cache domain-containing sensor histidine kinase translates to MQISIKNWIHRWKNMRLVTRLIIMNITLISIPLIISSWISSIGYSDSIQTNAGQYQADVVREFTSNLDAYMNELVLLSVLPYQSPEIMDYLEQDTQDQVIDRYEDRLLLESFVRRIRVNGRVDIAGVALFTNHTHSSYVELPDSPGRFAESGDRERLLALDTELSGKGYFIAPHAVLSDNGTVYQVFSIARKIRSLDNGKELGVLVIDVPAEALTDRITHLAGSPTSLFAMIDQHKQLIYKSPSFPVDDPTLQQYGGEGTLTIHNGKQSVLLTYQTSPVTHWTVLQAVPVAVLVQDAEQVNRQMIWLGGICLIISVIVSIFHAMRITRPLSVLRDSMKLVERGEFDITLPVHQTDEIGHLSRTFNIMVSRLGTLTYRLYETEIREKNAQIASLQSQINPHFLYNTLGSISMYAELEGNHEVVQMTNHLSALLRYSIGSDHSEVTIEQELDHVRGYLSIQRIRYDERLTYTIHADPSLLSSPIIRLTLQPLVENAIIHGLERGRGDIYIQINVHVEQEQIQIDVIDNGPGMEQEWIEEQHLHMEAGILPEGPGGHGLVNVHRRIALKYGNDYGITLHNRDEGGLRVTVVMPASDMIY, encoded by the coding sequence ATGCAGATATCTATCAAAAATTGGATTCATCGCTGGAAAAATATGCGATTAGTTACCCGGCTGATTATTATGAATATTACATTAATTTCGATTCCATTGATCATTTCTTCATGGATTTCTAGTATAGGGTACTCGGATTCGATTCAAACCAATGCAGGTCAATATCAAGCAGATGTAGTGCGAGAGTTCACATCGAATTTGGATGCGTATATGAATGAGTTAGTCTTATTATCTGTGTTGCCGTATCAATCGCCAGAAATTATGGATTATCTAGAACAGGATACACAAGATCAAGTGATTGATCGATATGAAGATCGCTTATTATTGGAAAGCTTTGTGCGGCGTATTCGGGTGAATGGACGTGTTGATATTGCAGGCGTCGCTTTATTTACCAATCATACGCATTCTTCATATGTAGAATTACCGGATAGTCCGGGCAGATTTGCAGAGTCAGGGGATCGAGAACGATTATTAGCGTTAGATACTGAATTGTCAGGCAAAGGGTATTTTATCGCTCCTCATGCAGTATTATCGGATAACGGAACGGTGTATCAAGTGTTTTCGATTGCTCGTAAAATTCGTAGTCTGGATAATGGCAAAGAATTAGGCGTGCTGGTGATTGATGTGCCTGCTGAAGCATTGACTGATCGGATTACACATCTGGCAGGTTCGCCTACATCGTTATTTGCAATGATCGATCAGCATAAGCAATTGATTTATAAAAGCCCTTCTTTTCCTGTCGACGATCCTACGCTACAGCAGTATGGAGGAGAAGGTACGTTAACGATTCATAATGGCAAGCAATCGGTACTGCTCACGTATCAGACCTCACCTGTAACTCATTGGACCGTACTGCAAGCAGTTCCTGTAGCAGTATTGGTACAAGATGCCGAGCAGGTTAATCGGCAAATGATCTGGTTAGGCGGAATCTGTCTGATTATCTCGGTCATTGTGTCTATCTTTCATGCGATGCGAATTACAAGACCGCTTAGTGTACTACGCGATTCTATGAAGCTTGTAGAACGTGGAGAGTTTGATATTACATTACCTGTTCATCAAACAGATGAGATCGGTCATTTGAGTCGTACTTTTAATATTATGGTATCCCGTCTAGGAACATTAACTTATCGATTATATGAAACAGAGATTCGGGAAAAAAATGCGCAGATTGCTTCACTTCAAAGCCAGATCAATCCTCATTTTTTGTACAATACACTCGGTTCAATCAGTATGTATGCGGAGCTTGAAGGCAATCATGAAGTGGTTCAAATGACCAATCATCTTAGTGCATTACTCCGGTATAGTATTGGCAGTGATCATAGTGAAGTAACGATCGAGCAAGAACTGGATCATGTCCGAGGATACCTTTCGATTCAGCGTATTCGGTATGATGAGCGCTTAACGTATACGATTCATGCAGACCCATCGCTGTTATCCAGCCCTATTATTCGTCTGACACTACAACCATTAGTAGAAAATGCAATTATTCATGGCTTAGAACGAGGTCGTGGTGATATTTATATTCAGATAAACGTTCATGTAGAGCAGGAGCAGATTCAGATAGACGTGATTGATAACGGCCCGGGGATGGAGCAAGAATGGATCGAAGAACAACATCTTCATATGGAAGCCGGTATTTTGCCAGAAGGCCCGGGAGGTCATGGGTTGGTCAATGTTCATCGCAGAATTGCTCTCAAGTATGGCAATGATTATGGCATTACGTTGCATAATCGGGACGAAGGAGGACTGCGCGTTACTGTTGTGATGCCTGCATCTGACATGATCTATTAA
- a CDS encoding response regulator → MYNVLIVDDEMIFRKGITHLIHESNLEWTVIGEARDGLEALEMIQSQRPHLVITDIRMPRMDGIQLQATLAEQYPTIRCIVLSGHNDFEYARSSIRSGARDYLLKPVNKEELYTALCKVEAELSKESESQSVVEHTPSQQVIRQQLLSSLIHGNIAYDEGELFDQASISFPHNGIYCLIVQLDRDSVTEQRYRQNDPELFFLYIQQFVREMIIEPLQGYTFIDHHKVIALINSDRSEATAQQIRSLSGQLIRTIKRISQMTVTIGIGGGVDDLESVPKSYREAETALLCRLISGGDQVLVYESSATNTMPLSRLQAADRHFLEQLLAQENGQELTRQVQAFIERLCRQMNHPEVIQQQICKILLECYEIALDYKVLSEWLNKQDMGMILQHVLLINERQQLAQYCGELLYSLYDLIQRKEGHVIHAVDQVVRYLEEHYAEPITLSLMAEKVYLNASYLSSLFKHRLGHSFVEVLTEIRIREAIKRLIHTDEKIATIAYDTGFVNIRHFNRVFKTETGTTPKQYRDSRRHYQHPV, encoded by the coding sequence ATGTATAACGTTTTAATTGTTGATGATGAGATGATTTTTCGCAAAGGAATAACTCATTTAATTCATGAATCTAATCTAGAATGGACAGTTATCGGTGAAGCCAGAGATGGATTGGAAGCGCTGGAAATGATTCAGTCTCAACGTCCTCATTTGGTAATCACCGATATACGGATGCCTCGTATGGATGGTATTCAACTGCAAGCAACACTGGCAGAACAGTATCCTACTATTCGCTGTATTGTGCTAAGTGGACATAATGATTTTGAGTATGCTCGCAGTTCGATTCGTAGCGGCGCTAGAGATTATTTGCTCAAGCCGGTGAATAAAGAAGAACTGTATACCGCATTATGCAAAGTAGAAGCAGAATTGAGCAAAGAAAGTGAATCTCAATCTGTAGTAGAGCATACACCTAGTCAACAAGTCATTAGACAGCAGTTATTGAGTAGTCTGATTCATGGCAATATAGCATATGATGAAGGTGAATTATTCGATCAAGCCAGTATTTCTTTTCCTCATAACGGAATATATTGTCTGATTGTGCAATTGGATCGAGATTCGGTTACAGAACAGCGTTATCGTCAGAATGATCCTGAATTATTCTTTTTGTATATTCAGCAATTTGTGCGTGAGATGATCATAGAACCTTTACAAGGATATACATTTATAGATCATCATAAAGTGATTGCTCTGATTAATAGTGATCGAAGTGAAGCCACAGCACAGCAAATCAGATCATTGTCAGGACAATTAATTCGCACTATTAAGCGCATCTCTCAAATGACCGTTACGATTGGGATCGGTGGTGGAGTAGACGATCTAGAATCGGTACCGAAATCTTATCGTGAAGCAGAGACTGCTCTGTTATGTCGTTTAATTTCGGGAGGAGATCAAGTGCTGGTTTATGAATCTTCAGCGACGAATACGATGCCGTTATCTCGATTGCAGGCAGCAGACAGACACTTTTTGGAACAGTTATTAGCACAGGAAAATGGGCAAGAATTAACAAGACAAGTGCAAGCTTTTATCGAACGATTATGCAGGCAAATGAATCATCCAGAAGTGATCCAGCAACAAATATGCAAAATATTATTAGAGTGTTATGAGATTGCACTGGATTACAAAGTACTTAGCGAATGGCTGAATAAACAAGACATGGGTATGATCTTACAACATGTGTTGTTGATTAATGAGCGTCAGCAACTCGCACAATATTGCGGAGAATTATTGTATTCGTTATACGATCTCATTCAGCGCAAAGAAGGGCATGTGATCCATGCGGTTGATCAGGTGGTGCGTTATCTTGAAGAACATTATGCAGAGCCGATCACTCTAAGTCTAATGGCAGAAAAAGTCTACTTGAATGCTTCTTATCTCAGTAGTCTGTTCAAACATCGATTAGGGCATTCATTTGTCGAAGTACTGACAGAAATACGAATTCGAGAAGCGATCAAGCGATTGATTCATACCGATGAGAAAATTGCTACGATTGCTTATGATACAGGATTTGTGAATATTCGCCATTTTAATCGAGTATTCAAAACAGAAACGGGCACTACACCCAAGCAGTATCGGGATAGTCGTCGTCATTACCAACATCCTGTGTAA
- a CDS encoding ABC transporter substrate-binding protein has product MRKTKGIQAGCILLMAMLILSACAGGSAPASSSESGKTGGKTQISFWTPFSGGDGEFMTAMVDKFNQENPDIQVEQLSNRSEDYYTKLQTSLASDQAPDLAVLHSSRMPQFVPAGYVTPLDDLAAGSKVNWDEFNPTILESTIYDGKHYSIPLDTHAIVMYYNKTYLEKAGVLKDGKPVYDPSPEGFTAFLTKIKDAVPADVAPLAQPSVRIDAYWMFWGFYNQLTGGGKFYDDNGQAALNNPQAQQALEYVNSLYTSKLIPPNVNDAVKLFQDQRAAVLITGVWSTGSFENIKGLDFAVVPMPQIYDQPATWGDSHTLALPKHSQEDPAKQQAALTFANWLAEHGDMWAKAGHIPSVTKVLDSKEFKDMPYRSDYAQSADFVKYWPRNEKQGQVNDNVVKEFEKMLAGQQDPATTLEKADASTNKITGK; this is encoded by the coding sequence ATGAGAAAAACAAAAGGTATTCAAGCCGGATGTATATTGCTGATGGCGATGTTGATCTTATCTGCTTGTGCTGGAGGGAGCGCACCTGCCAGCAGTTCGGAAAGTGGTAAAACAGGCGGTAAAACACAAATCTCATTCTGGACACCATTCAGTGGTGGCGATGGAGAATTTATGACGGCTATGGTCGATAAGTTCAATCAGGAAAATCCAGATATTCAAGTCGAACAACTGAGTAACCGCTCAGAAGATTATTATACCAAATTACAAACGTCTTTAGCTTCCGATCAAGCACCTGATCTAGCGGTATTACACTCCTCGCGGATGCCTCAATTTGTACCTGCTGGTTATGTGACTCCACTGGATGATCTTGCCGCAGGTTCCAAAGTCAACTGGGATGAATTTAATCCTACAATTCTAGAATCTACAATCTATGATGGTAAGCATTACTCGATTCCATTAGATACTCATGCCATCGTAATGTATTACAACAAAACATATCTGGAAAAAGCAGGTGTGTTGAAAGATGGCAAGCCCGTATATGACCCATCACCAGAAGGATTCACTGCATTTCTAACCAAAATTAAAGATGCTGTTCCAGCAGATGTAGCTCCACTAGCACAACCTAGCGTACGGATTGATGCTTACTGGATGTTCTGGGGATTCTATAACCAGTTAACCGGTGGCGGTAAGTTCTATGATGACAATGGCCAAGCAGCGCTTAACAATCCACAAGCGCAGCAAGCATTAGAATACGTGAACAGCTTATATACATCCAAATTAATTCCGCCGAATGTGAATGATGCGGTGAAGTTATTCCAAGATCAACGAGCGGCTGTATTAATTACAGGAGTATGGAGCACCGGTTCATTTGAAAATATTAAAGGATTAGACTTTGCGGTTGTACCGATGCCACAAATCTATGATCAACCTGCTACATGGGGCGATTCGCATACATTAGCGTTGCCCAAACACAGTCAGGAAGATCCAGCCAAACAACAAGCAGCATTAACGTTTGCGAATTGGTTAGCAGAGCATGGAGATATGTGGGCAAAAGCAGGGCATATTCCAAGTGTAACCAAAGTACTCGATTCTAAAGAATTCAAAGATATGCCATATCGTAGCGATTATGCTCAATCGGCTGACTTTGTAAAATACTGGCCTCGTAACGAAAAACAAGGACAGGTCAACGATAATGTTGTGAAAGAATTTGAAAAAATGTTAGCAGGTCAGCAAGATCCAGCGACTACTCTTGAAAAAGCAGATGCTTCGACAAACAAAATTACCGGCAAATAA
- a CDS encoding carbohydrate ABC transporter permease, which translates to MGTKSLAHQGWITGILMILPYTIFFALFSLFPILYGLRISFYDWSLLGDKVFVGFQNYTNLIADEEFRSNLMHTVIFTIISVPLVSGIGLLLAILVHGIRRGQSFFRISVFMPYVLSVSVISSIWVIFLQPYTGLFNQILRALGLIHEEIFWLSQPTLAWAAIIMSTIWWTVGFVFILFLAGLQDIPASFYEAGQIEGANRWQTFWYITLPSLSRITILVIVLQTIASFKIFGQSKLITGGGPAGATKTVVFSIYENGFQTFQMGYASAIAFVLMIVILVISLVQTFILRRLES; encoded by the coding sequence ATGGGCACTAAATCTTTAGCGCATCAAGGATGGATAACAGGCATATTAATGATTTTGCCGTATACGATTTTCTTTGCGCTTTTTTCTTTATTTCCGATTTTGTACGGGTTACGTATTAGCTTTTATGATTGGTCTTTGTTAGGAGATAAAGTGTTTGTAGGATTTCAAAACTATACTAATTTAATCGCAGATGAAGAGTTCCGTAGTAATTTGATGCATACCGTAATATTTACAATCATCAGTGTGCCATTAGTCAGTGGAATTGGTCTACTGTTAGCTATTCTGGTTCATGGGATACGTCGTGGACAGTCTTTTTTCCGCATTTCTGTTTTTATGCCATATGTATTATCTGTTTCTGTGATCTCTAGTATTTGGGTGATTTTTTTACAACCGTATACAGGATTGTTTAATCAGATTTTGCGTGCATTAGGACTGATTCATGAAGAGATTTTCTGGTTGTCACAACCCACTCTGGCTTGGGCGGCTATTATTATGTCTACCATCTGGTGGACAGTAGGATTTGTATTTATTTTATTTCTAGCAGGGCTTCAAGATATTCCAGCCTCTTTTTATGAAGCAGGGCAGATCGAAGGCGCGAATCGCTGGCAGACGTTCTGGTATATCACTTTGCCTTCATTATCACGCATTACGATACTGGTGATTGTGCTTCAGACTATCGCTTCGTTCAAAATCTTTGGTCAATCCAAATTGATTACAGGCGGAGGACCGGCAGGAGCAACCAAAACCGTCGTATTCTCGATTTATGAAAATGGATTTCAGACGTTCCAGATGGGATATGCGTCAGCGATTGCTTTTGTGCTTATGATCGTTATTCTGGTGATCTCTTTAGTGCAGACCTTTATTTTGCGGAGACTGGAATCTTAG
- a CDS encoding carbohydrate ABC transporter permease codes for MMDRIYYYFIRIVAVVLAIFFLIPVVWMLALSFTPEGENVFGNGFHLSFANYEKVLSQAPIFGWMGNSLMVSVITTALVLILSSMAAYAFSRITFPGSKFMFLLFLSGLMIPAEATLIPLYLFMRDLGLLGTRTSLILPAVAGPMGIFILKQFFDGLPKDLEEAARIDGAGFFKVWYSIFLPLSRPALAALGIFSFIGAWNDYVWPLISISDKAYMTITLGLPMFQSSYVQQYALPMTANALAAIPVLIVFLIFQKQIIKGIAFTGGKEL; via the coding sequence ATGATGGATCGCATCTATTATTATTTTATTCGTATTGTAGCTGTAGTACTGGCGATATTTTTTCTGATTCCTGTCGTCTGGATGCTAGCTTTATCATTTACGCCAGAAGGAGAAAATGTATTTGGTAATGGATTTCATCTTTCATTTGCAAATTATGAGAAAGTATTGAGTCAGGCTCCCATCTTCGGTTGGATGGGGAACAGCTTAATGGTGTCGGTGATTACCACAGCGCTTGTACTGATCTTATCTTCGATGGCGGCTTATGCATTTTCTCGGATTACGTTTCCGGGTAGTAAATTTATGTTTCTTTTGTTTTTATCCGGACTGATGATTCCAGCAGAAGCGACATTGATTCCGCTGTATCTTTTTATGAGAGATCTAGGTCTGCTTGGCACACGAACTTCTCTTATTTTGCCTGCGGTTGCGGGGCCGATGGGTATTTTTATCCTCAAGCAATTTTTTGATGGATTACCGAAAGACCTTGAAGAAGCAGCTCGAATTGATGGAGCCGGATTTTTTAAAGTCTGGTATAGCATCTTTTTACCATTGTCTCGTCCTGCCTTAGCAGCTTTAGGTATTTTTAGCTTTATTGGGGCATGGAATGATTATGTATGGCCACTGATCTCGATTTCGGACAAAGCTTATATGACGATTACTTTAGGATTGCCGATGTTTCAGAGTTCTTATGTACAGCAGTATGCACTTCCAATGACTGCTAATGCGCTGGCAGCGATTCCGGTATTGATTGTATTTTTAATTTTCCAGAAACAGATTATTAAAGGAATTGCGTTTACAGGTGGTAAAGAGTTATAA
- a CDS encoding glycoside hydrolase family 2 protein, with the protein MTATTTRSEYPRPQFERADWINLNGTWEFAFDDERVGDQQKWHLDRQDVFDQSIQVPFTFQSELSGIGDTGFHDLVWYRKSIEVPSDWKSKRMILHFGAVDYTATVWINGKWAAFHEGGHTPFQADITELLEADHNEIVLRVEDYSQDVTLPRGKQYWKEDSASIFYTRTTGIWQTVWLEAVDPAHIRKAKFTADIDHNEIKVRLFYSSATMQKELRTRLTITFAGEFVAQDEFVVTHTEHTRSIGLHDFNDHELGRWWSPEKPHLYDIQLELVEQDVVIDSVQSYFGMRKISIENGKLHLNNRPYFLRLVLDQGYFPDGILTAPSDEAFIQDIELTQAMGFNGVRKHQKMEDPRFLYWCDRKGLLVWGEAANAYNYSEEYVRRFTQEWQEVLERDYNHPSIVVWVPMNESWGIPNVKNDQRQQQHGLTLYHLTKSLDDTRPVIYNDGWEMMETDLVAIHDYAWQEEVLDERYASIEKAVHSLPGNREIFVGGATYQGQPILITEFGGIAYKKSEWEGWGYSGADNDEDYLQRLAAVIRPLHRSPIVQGFCYTQLTDVEQEINGLVTYDRKPKVPLEDIRRIVMNLS; encoded by the coding sequence ATGACTGCAACAACAACTCGCTCTGAATATCCAAGACCACAATTTGAACGAGCAGACTGGATCAATCTAAATGGAACATGGGAATTTGCATTTGACGATGAGCGTGTCGGTGATCAGCAGAAATGGCATCTGGATCGACAAGATGTATTTGATCAAAGTATTCAAGTTCCGTTTACTTTTCAAAGTGAACTGAGTGGTATCGGGGATACAGGATTTCATGATCTGGTCTGGTATCGCAAATCTATAGAAGTGCCATCGGATTGGAAAAGCAAACGAATGATTTTACATTTTGGAGCGGTGGATTATACAGCGACTGTCTGGATCAATGGCAAATGGGCGGCATTTCATGAAGGTGGGCATACTCCTTTTCAAGCGGATATTACCGAACTATTAGAAGCAGATCATAACGAAATCGTATTGCGTGTAGAAGATTATAGTCAAGATGTGACATTACCGCGGGGCAAGCAATACTGGAAAGAAGACTCGGCTAGTATTTTCTATACACGTACTACCGGTATCTGGCAGACGGTATGGCTCGAAGCAGTTGACCCTGCTCATATTCGCAAAGCTAAATTTACGGCTGATATTGATCACAATGAAATTAAAGTGCGGTTATTTTATTCTTCAGCAACGATGCAAAAAGAATTACGGACACGATTAACGATTACATTTGCAGGCGAGTTTGTTGCACAGGATGAATTTGTAGTGACTCATACAGAACATACACGTTCGATTGGTTTACATGATTTTAACGATCATGAATTGGGACGCTGGTGGTCACCGGAAAAACCACATCTATACGATATTCAGCTAGAGTTAGTAGAGCAGGATGTTGTTATTGATTCTGTACAATCGTACTTTGGGATGCGTAAAATTTCGATAGAAAATGGAAAGCTTCATTTAAATAATCGTCCGTACTTTCTACGTCTAGTACTCGATCAAGGTTATTTCCCTGATGGAATCTTAACTGCACCGTCGGATGAAGCATTTATTCAAGATATTGAATTAACACAAGCAATGGGCTTTAATGGAGTGCGTAAGCATCAGAAAATGGAAGATCCACGCTTTCTATACTGGTGTGATCGCAAAGGTCTGCTAGTCTGGGGAGAAGCGGCAAATGCTTATAATTATTCGGAAGAATACGTACGTCGATTCACACAGGAATGGCAAGAAGTGCTTGAGCGTGATTATAATCATCCATCAATTGTGGTCTGGGTACCGATGAATGAAAGCTGGGGCATCCCGAATGTGAAAAATGATCAGCGGCAACAACAGCATGGACTAACACTGTATCATTTAACCAAGTCACTCGATGACACACGTCCTGTTATTTATAATGATGGCTGGGAAATGATGGAGACTGATCTGGTAGCGATTCATGATTATGCCTGGCAAGAAGAAGTGTTAGATGAACGTTATGCTTCGATTGAAAAGGCTGTACATAGTCTACCCGGTAATCGTGAGATTTTTGTCGGCGGAGCGACTTATCAAGGGCAACCAATTCTGATTACAGAATTTGGCGGAATCGCTTATAAAAAAAGTGAGTGGGAAGGCTGGGGCTATTCAGGCGCAGACAATGATGAAGATTATCTACAACGCTTAGCCGCTGTTATTCGTCCACTGCATCGCTCTCCGATCGTGCAAGGATTCTGTTATACCCAGCTCACCGATGTAGAGCAGGAGATCAATGGTCTAGTTACATATGACCGTAAGCCCAAAGTGCCGCTCGAAGATATTCGCCGTATCGTTATGAACTTATCCTAA
- a CDS encoding PTS transporter subunit EIIC: MSDQKNLPSSRKRYAQGNPTEELARRLIHLSGGPDNLVEVMHCTTRIRLKLKNDHPINEAELQQIKEVQNINRLPGQLQIIVGPELVYKLHRKMNIVLRQYENLAHLQPPVDGQADTAPQVDQLSESQHPYRRRGIAGRIIQVATVFSDILIPILPLFIAAGILLGLVTILQSSSWVAEDAVWFRLLGLLTSSAFQVISVLFGYHAVKRFGGTPAIGAVLGIAMSQPDLAILIGHTTMQGVNTMVAPQFSYQGAMMPIILASLVMAWIEKGIRRILPPSASTLLAPAISLITGGTLAILLISPIAIWLGEWIGQWLEYLFTYGGTLFGFILGGIYSTIVLTGLHQGIQALEIALISDPHVGVNFLLPIWSMANMAQGGAGLAVYLATRNPELRKVALSGSITAFLGITEPIALGVNLKLGRPFLSAAIGGAVGGAYVGLHHVVASSFGLTGIPMLVYIVPFGELNFIHYMIGFLLAAGIAFLTTLLLGVEKPAFRYNISHFVRKFTGGAYEDQKDSQ, encoded by the coding sequence TTGTCAGATCAAAAAAATCTGCCATCTTCTCGTAAACGATATGCGCAGGGCAACCCGACCGAAGAGCTTGCTCGACGTCTTATCCATTTATCCGGTGGGCCTGATAATCTAGTAGAAGTGATGCACTGTACAACACGTATCCGATTGAAATTAAAAAATGATCATCCAATTAACGAAGCGGAACTGCAACAGATCAAAGAAGTGCAAAATATTAATAGATTGCCCGGGCAATTGCAAATTATTGTCGGCCCTGAACTTGTCTACAAATTGCATCGGAAAATGAATATTGTGCTTCGCCAGTATGAAAACTTAGCTCATCTACAGCCACCTGTAGACGGTCAAGCTGATACAGCACCGCAAGTCGATCAGTTATCAGAATCCCAGCATCCTTATCGCAGACGTGGAATAGCCGGGCGTATTATACAGGTAGCGACGGTGTTTTCGGATATTTTGATCCCTATATTACCGCTGTTTATAGCAGCAGGTATTTTATTAGGGCTTGTTACCATTTTACAATCTTCGAGCTGGGTAGCAGAAGATGCAGTATGGTTCCGATTACTTGGATTGCTGACAAGTTCTGCTTTTCAAGTGATTAGTGTGCTGTTCGGTTATCATGCAGTAAAACGGTTTGGAGGTACTCCGGCGATAGGAGCAGTACTGGGTATTGCGATGTCTCAGCCTGATCTGGCGATCTTAATTGGTCATACAACGATGCAGGGCGTGAATACAATGGTAGCACCTCAATTTAGTTATCAAGGTGCAATGATGCCAATTATTTTAGCTTCATTAGTAATGGCATGGATAGAAAAAGGAATCCGTCGTATTCTGCCACCCTCTGCCTCTACACTTCTCGCTCCAGCGATCAGTCTAATTACAGGCGGTACGCTCGCTATCTTATTAATCAGTCCAATAGCGATCTGGCTTGGAGAATGGATAGGTCAGTGGTTAGAATATCTCTTCACGTACGGCGGAACATTGTTCGGATTTATTCTTGGTGGTATTTATAGCACGATTGTATTAACCGGTCTACATCAAGGAATACAAGCGCTTGAGATTGCACTTATCTCCGATCCTCATGTAGGCGTTAATTTTCTATTGCCTATCTGGTCGATGGCGAATATGGCACAAGGCGGGGCAGGACTGGCTGTCTATTTGGCGACTCGTAATCCTGAATTAAGAAAAGTCGCTTTATCTGGCTCGATTACCGCTTTTCTCGGTATTACAGAACCGATCGCGCTCGGGGTAAATCTCAAGTTAGGTCGTCCTTTTCTAAGTGCGGCGATCGGTGGAGCAGTAGGAGGCGCTTATGTCGGTCTGCATCACGTAGTAGCCAGCTCATTTGGATTAACAGGGATTCCTATGCTAGTCTATATTGTTCCTTTTGGAGAACTGAATTTTATTCATTATATGATAGGCTTTTTGCTCGCAGCCGGAATTGCGTTTTTGACGACTCTGTTGCTAGGGGTAGAAAAGCCAGCTTTCCGATACAATATCTCACATTTTGTTCGTAAATTCACAGGAGGAGCTTATGAAGATCAAAAAGATTCTCAATAA
- a CDS encoding PRD domain-containing protein, producing the protein MKIKKILNNNAVVVDDHGQEKIAMGGGISFEKGKNDIVDTQRIEKLFVLEDQERYGYLQEMLQKLPEEEIAVSERIISYAEQELQVSFNEHIHIALTDHLSFALERLRNGMIIHNTLLEEIRLLYPAEFEIGLHAKQLITQHLQIDIPEDEVGYIAMHIHTARMNAGAQETATSMAAMIKDMVKDIEYMLHQPLDHKSADYERLISQLKSILQEYEKDQPGSELNRELIQIAVEKYKTLYEQVEEMAENMEDEYDYTFTESQCVLMTIEVNRLRERLGHSS; encoded by the coding sequence ATGAAGATCAAAAAGATTCTCAATAATAATGCTGTGGTCGTCGATGATCATGGACAAGAAAAGATCGCTATGGGTGGCGGTATTTCTTTTGAAAAAGGAAAAAATGATATCGTAGATACCCAGCGGATCGAAAAGCTATTTGTATTGGAAGATCAAGAGCGTTACGGCTATCTTCAAGAAATGCTACAAAAGTTGCCTGAAGAAGAGATCGCTGTATCTGAACGGATTATTTCGTATGCAGAACAAGAATTACAAGTTTCTTTTAATGAACATATTCATATTGCCTTAACCGATCATTTGTCATTTGCTCTAGAACGTCTGCGCAATGGCATGATTATTCATAATACCTTATTAGAAGAGATTCGATTGCTGTATCCCGCAGAGTTTGAGATTGGGCTACATGCGAAGCAGTTGATTACACAGCACTTGCAGATCGATATTCCTGAAGATGAAGTCGGATATATTGCGATGCATATTCATACCGCACGAATGAATGCAGGAGCTCAAGAAACAGCCACAAGCATGGCAGCCATGATCAAAGATATGGTGAAAGATATCGAATACATGCTACACCAACCACTCGATCATAAGTCAGCCGATTATGAGCGCTTGATCAGCCAACTGAAAAGTATTCTTCAAGAATATGAAAAAGATCAGCCAGGAAGTGAGCTTAATCGCGAGTTGATTCAGATTGCAGTAGAGAAATATAAAACATTATATGAGCAAGTAGAAGAGATGGCAGAGAATATGGAAGATGAATATGATTATACTTTTACAGAGAGTCAGTGCGTATTAATGACGATCGAAGTGAATCGTCTACGGGAAAGACTGGGTCATAGCTCCTGA